The following are encoded in a window of Haloarcula halophila genomic DNA:
- a CDS encoding VC_2705 family sodium/solute symporter produces the protein MMASFLVIGYVFKVADTEGMWVAGRGIGNIENGMAIGANWMSAASYLGLAGLVALSGFYGVAFIVGWTTGYFVLLIFLAAQMRRFGKYTAPDFVADRFNSPMARALAAFTTLLIAYVYSVGQARGMGLVGQYVFGLDIIPMIVVMMTITVGYLALSGMLGATKNMAVQYVILIVAFLAGVYVVGFSQGYSTILPQIEYGALFSELSRQFSEPFRANSYYLWVATAFSLIFGTCGLPHVLVRFYTVQNERTARWSTVSGLFFIMLLYWAAPAMAAFGVDLFAAVNNISPDAVYNGEQAMSGAEGDVIVVLAAQFADLPTWFVGLVAAGGMAAAIATTAGLFITASSAVAHDIYSELINPDATQRQQVLIGRATIVAIGALVTVTAFNPPALIGELVAYAFSLAGTVLFPMFFLGLWWENTNRQGALAGMTTGLLLWIGSVVNSVLPAYVGFLADIAGGPGQAIIPIYAQYVPPIGAALIGTPLVFLVTIAVSLVTPEPPLETKKMVRQCHSPEPMGQQQSAEDIVSNSGGETPADD, from the coding sequence ATGATGGCCTCCTTCCTCGTCATCGGCTACGTCTTCAAGGTGGCCGACACCGAGGGGATGTGGGTCGCCGGCCGGGGCATCGGGAACATCGAGAACGGGATGGCGATCGGCGCGAACTGGATGTCGGCCGCCTCCTATCTCGGACTGGCCGGGCTGGTCGCCCTCTCGGGCTTCTACGGGGTGGCTTTCATCGTCGGCTGGACCACGGGCTACTTCGTCCTGCTCATCTTCCTGGCCGCACAGATGCGCCGGTTCGGGAAGTACACCGCGCCGGACTTCGTCGCCGACCGGTTCAACTCGCCGATGGCCCGCGCGCTGGCGGCGTTTACCACGCTGTTGATCGCGTACGTCTACTCGGTGGGCCAGGCCCGCGGGATGGGCCTTGTCGGCCAGTACGTCTTCGGACTCGATATCATCCCGATGATCGTCGTGATGATGACGATCACCGTCGGCTACCTCGCGTTGTCGGGGATGTTGGGCGCGACCAAGAACATGGCCGTCCAGTACGTCATCCTCATCGTCGCGTTCCTGGCCGGCGTCTACGTGGTCGGGTTCAGCCAGGGCTACTCGACGATCCTCCCGCAGATCGAGTACGGCGCGCTGTTCAGCGAACTCAGCCGGCAGTTCTCCGAGCCGTTCCGGGCGAACTCCTACTACCTGTGGGTCGCGACGGCGTTCTCGCTGATCTTCGGGACCTGTGGCCTCCCACACGTCCTGGTGCGGTTCTACACGGTCCAGAACGAGCGGACGGCCCGCTGGTCGACCGTCTCGGGCCTGTTCTTCATCATGCTGCTGTACTGGGCGGCGCCCGCGATGGCCGCCTTCGGCGTCGACCTGTTCGCGGCGGTCAACAACATCTCCCCCGACGCGGTCTACAACGGCGAACAGGCGATGTCGGGCGCGGAAGGTGACGTCATCGTCGTCCTCGCGGCGCAGTTCGCCGACCTGCCGACGTGGTTCGTCGGGCTGGTCGCCGCCGGCGGGATGGCCGCGGCGATCGCGACCACCGCGGGGCTGTTCATCACGGCCTCCTCGGCGGTCGCCCACGACATCTACTCCGAACTGATCAACCCCGACGCGACCCAGCGCCAGCAGGTCCTCATCGGCCGGGCGACCATCGTCGCCATCGGCGCGCTGGTGACCGTCACCGCGTTCAACCCGCCGGCGCTGATCGGCGAACTGGTCGCCTACGCGTTCTCCCTCGCCGGAACCGTGCTGTTCCCGATGTTCTTCCTGGGTCTGTGGTGGGAGAACACCAACCGACAGGGTGCGCTGGCCGGTATGACGACCGGCCTGCTGCTGTGGATCGGCTCGGTCGTCAACAGCGTCCTGCCGGCCTACGTCGGCTTCCTCGCCGACATCGCCGGCGGCCCCGGACAGGCGATCATCCCCATCTACGCACAGTACGTCCCGCCGATCGGCGCGGCACTTATCGGGACCCCGCTGGTGTTCCTGGTCACGATTGCCGTCTCGCTGGTGACCCCCGAGCCACCACTGGAGACCAAGAAGATGGTCCGACAGTGTCACAGCCCCGAACCGATGGGTCAGCAACAGAGCGCGGAAGACATCGTCTCCAATAGCGGCGGCGAGACGCCCGCGGACGACTAA
- a CDS encoding DUF4212 domain-containing protein, translated as MTDNDTHDSVETDGGTATQPAQAHRNTNYLDEEVNILKPSTAFMRDHLRVVWTSFVVWALIVFGPVTLTAIAPGPMSQTMPVLGFPLHYFLVAFCAPTGALILAAIYARKRDSLDEKYGIDHSTPDTGGDTGGGPDDAAATDGGVEQ; from the coding sequence ATGACAGATAACGACACTCACGATAGCGTCGAGACCGACGGCGGTACCGCCACACAGCCAGCACAGGCACACCGAAACACGAACTACCTGGACGAGGAGGTGAACATCCTCAAACCGAGTACGGCGTTCATGCGGGACCACCTCCGGGTGGTCTGGACGAGTTTCGTCGTCTGGGCGTTGATCGTCTTCGGGCCGGTCACGCTCACCGCTATCGCACCCGGCCCGATGAGCCAGACGATGCCGGTACTCGGCTTCCCGTTGCACTACTTCCTCGTCGCCTTCTGTGCGCCGACGGGGGCGCTGATCCTGGCGGCGATCTACGCCCGGAAACGGGACAGCCTGGACGAGAAGTACGGGATCGATCACAGCACGCCCGACACCGGTGGTGACACCGGCGGCGGCCCGGACGACGCGGCCGCCACCGACGGAGGTGTCGAACAGTGA
- the acs gene encoding acetate--CoA ligase has product MSEEDVQLEARLEEQAVFEPPESFVEQANISDEGIYDEFEENWPACWEQAADLLDWEDSYDQVLDDSNPPFYEWFTGGSLNASANCVDRHLDERGDEAAIEWVGEPVEEDNVTYTYEELHREVNEFAAALREQGVGEDDVVTMYMPMIPQLPIAMLACARIGAPHSVVFAGFSADALATRMNAADSEYLVTCDGYYRRGDPLDHLEKANEGLEGVDHEVQTVAVAERLLDGDGFDHDYADNQVAFDELSAAHEGESVEPVSRDAEDMLFLMYTSGTTGEPKGVKHTTGGYLSYAAWTSQAVLDIKPDDTYFCSADIGWITGHSYIIYGPLALGTTTMMYEGTPDYPDKDRLWQIIEDYEATQLYTAPTAIRAFMKWGEEYPDSHDLSSLRLLGTVGEPINPRAWKWYYKHIGDESCPVVDTWWQTETGGMMLTTLPGVGDMKPGSAGPPLPGLSADIVDVSGSPVEAGKAGYLVVNKPWPGMLRTLYKNDERFIDEYWREYSDIDSDDPEDWVYFPEDGAKIDQDGYITVLGRVDDVLNVSGHRLGTMEIESAIVGVEGVAEAAVVGGNHEIKGEAVYAYVITEDGADEDEELRERIIEAVEDAIGPIARPEQVIFTPELPKTRSGKIMRRLLEDIANGEELGDTSTLRNPDVVSDIATKVRGD; this is encoded by the coding sequence ATGTCAGAAGAAGATGTGCAACTGGAGGCCCGGCTCGAGGAACAGGCGGTCTTCGAACCGCCGGAATCGTTCGTCGAGCAGGCCAATATTTCCGACGAGGGTATCTACGACGAGTTCGAGGAGAACTGGCCCGCCTGCTGGGAACAGGCCGCCGACTTACTCGACTGGGAGGACTCCTACGACCAGGTACTGGACGACTCGAACCCCCCCTTCTACGAGTGGTTCACAGGTGGGTCACTGAACGCCTCGGCGAACTGTGTCGACCGGCATCTCGACGAGCGCGGCGACGAAGCCGCGATCGAGTGGGTCGGCGAACCCGTCGAGGAGGACAACGTCACCTACACCTACGAAGAACTCCACCGCGAGGTCAACGAGTTCGCGGCGGCACTGCGCGAGCAGGGAGTCGGCGAAGACGACGTCGTCACGATGTATATGCCGATGATCCCCCAGCTCCCCATCGCGATGCTGGCCTGTGCCCGCATCGGGGCGCCCCACTCGGTGGTCTTCGCCGGCTTCTCGGCGGACGCGCTGGCCACGCGGATGAACGCCGCCGACTCCGAGTATCTGGTCACCTGTGACGGCTACTATCGGCGCGGTGACCCGCTCGACCACCTGGAGAAGGCAAACGAGGGACTAGAGGGCGTCGACCACGAGGTCCAGACGGTCGCCGTCGCCGAACGGCTGCTGGACGGGGACGGCTTCGACCACGACTACGCCGACAACCAGGTCGCCTTCGACGAACTCTCCGCTGCCCACGAAGGCGAGAGCGTCGAGCCGGTCTCCCGGGACGCCGAGGACATGCTGTTCCTGATGTACACCTCCGGGACCACCGGCGAACCCAAAGGCGTCAAACACACGACGGGTGGGTATCTCTCGTATGCCGCCTGGACCAGCCAGGCCGTCCTGGACATCAAGCCCGACGACACGTACTTCTGCTCGGCCGATATCGGCTGGATCACGGGCCACTCCTACATTATCTACGGCCCGCTGGCGCTGGGGACGACGACGATGATGTACGAGGGGACGCCGGACTACCCGGACAAGGACCGCCTCTGGCAGATCATCGAGGACTACGAGGCGACCCAACTGTACACGGCACCGACGGCGATCCGGGCGTTCATGAAGTGGGGCGAGGAGTACCCCGACAGCCACGACCTCTCCAGCCTGCGCCTGCTGGGCACCGTCGGCGAGCCGATCAACCCCCGGGCCTGGAAATGGTACTACAAGCACATCGGCGACGAGTCCTGCCCGGTGGTCGACACCTGGTGGCAGACCGAAACCGGCGGGATGATGCTGACGACGTTGCCCGGCGTCGGGGACATGAAACCCGGCTCCGCCGGCCCGCCTCTGCCCGGCCTCAGCGCCGACATCGTCGACGTCAGCGGCAGCCCGGTCGAGGCCGGCAAGGCCGGCTACCTCGTGGTGAACAAGCCCTGGCCCGGGATGCTCCGGACCCTCTACAAGAACGACGAGCGGTTCATCGACGAGTACTGGCGCGAGTACTCCGATATCGACAGCGACGACCCCGAAGACTGGGTGTACTTCCCCGAAGACGGGGCCAAGATCGACCAGGACGGCTACATCACCGTCCTGGGTCGCGTCGACGACGTGTTGAACGTCTCGGGGCATCGCCTCGGGACCATGGAGATCGAGAGCGCCATCGTCGGCGTCGAGGGGGTCGCCGAGGCCGCCGTCGTCGGCGGGAACCACGAGATCAAAGGCGAGGCCGTCTACGCCTACGTCATCACCGAGGACGGTGCCGACGAGGACGAGGAGCTCCGGGAGCGGATCATCGAGGCGGTCGAGGACGCGATCGGCCCGATCGCCCGGCCCGAGCAGGTCATCTTCACGCCTGAGCTGCCGAAGACTCGGTCCGGGAAGATCATGCGGCGGTTGCTCGAAGACATCGCGAACGGGGAGGAACTGGGCGACACCAGTACGCTGCGCAACCCCGACGTCGTCAGCGATATCGCGACGAAGGTGCGCGGGGACTGA
- a CDS encoding bacterio-opsin activator domain-containing protein, whose protein sequence is MTESPDVLGRRGYRRLRRAADTHRADLVVRLGAEVGLRPAEMCRLRTGDIEPDGDAYFLAVRADDGIARETYLPADVEHDVRKYARSNGRDAEEPLFDVSPRRLQMLVGEVATRAAEDHPELADVSSRDLRWRFAAALLDDGVPPHVVCALGGWERLDRLQPLVSEPDRTDVLAAVGGTGEGGTSPTLRRLAAVLADIGETVVGAGTGTEIEQTVCDRVAETEGFAFAWVAERTGDGFTRQATAGTEPETATAQLQRHETPLTAVVDDGTVRVVEDGGFVAVPIVRGDTVAGVLAVGTDAVDDATRDLLAALGAQIGHGLAAVQRKRLLLADTVTELTFECTDSHAVTVGLSTALGCTVELSGLVPVGGGSLLYYLTVEGASAGPVLSHLTDATDVSDARLIEDYGEGALLEVVVTDAPALALIERGGRVQELTVADGTATLVTELPGDTDVRPVVDAVVAAYPETTLAAKRETDRPVESETGFRDRLSDRLTDRQETVLRAAFHSGYFEWPRGSTAEELADSLDVSSPTLHNHLRRAQQKVLTAFFTDGPVEDSP, encoded by the coding sequence ATGACAGAGAGCCCGGACGTACTCGGCCGGCGCGGCTACCGGCGGCTCCGTCGAGCCGCCGACACGCACCGGGCCGATCTCGTCGTGCGGTTGGGCGCCGAAGTCGGGCTCCGGCCGGCCGAGATGTGTCGGCTCCGGACCGGGGACATCGAGCCGGACGGCGACGCGTACTTCCTCGCGGTCCGGGCCGACGACGGGATCGCCCGCGAGACCTACCTCCCGGCCGACGTGGAACACGACGTCCGGAAGTACGCCCGGTCGAACGGCCGGGACGCCGAGGAACCGCTGTTCGATGTCTCACCCCGCCGGCTCCAGATGCTGGTCGGCGAAGTCGCCACCCGCGCGGCCGAGGACCATCCGGAACTAGCCGACGTTTCCTCCCGGGACCTTCGCTGGCGGTTCGCCGCCGCGCTGCTAGACGACGGTGTCCCGCCCCACGTCGTCTGTGCGCTGGGCGGGTGGGAGCGACTTGACCGGTTGCAACCGCTCGTGAGCGAGCCCGATCGAACCGACGTGTTAGCGGCAGTCGGCGGGACCGGCGAGGGCGGGACATCCCCCACGCTCCGCCGGCTCGCCGCCGTCCTCGCCGATATCGGCGAGACGGTGGTCGGCGCCGGGACGGGGACGGAGATCGAACAGACGGTCTGTGATCGCGTCGCCGAGACCGAGGGGTTCGCGTTCGCGTGGGTCGCCGAACGGACCGGCGACGGGTTCACACGCCAGGCCACGGCGGGAACCGAGCCGGAGACCGCGACGGCGCAGCTCCAACGCCACGAGACACCGCTGACGGCCGTCGTCGACGACGGAACGGTGCGTGTCGTCGAGGACGGCGGGTTCGTCGCGGTCCCGATCGTCCGGGGCGACACCGTCGCCGGCGTGTTGGCCGTCGGGACCGACGCCGTCGACGACGCCACGCGGGACCTGCTTGCGGCGCTCGGCGCACAGATCGGCCACGGGCTGGCAGCCGTCCAGCGCAAGCGGCTCCTGCTTGCCGATACCGTGACCGAGTTGACCTTCGAGTGTACGGACAGCCACGCGGTGACCGTCGGCCTCTCGACCGCGCTCGGTTGTACGGTCGAACTCTCCGGACTAGTCCCCGTCGGCGGCGGGTCGTTACTGTACTATCTCACCGTCGAGGGAGCATCGGCCGGCCCGGTGCTGTCACACCTCACCGACGCCACGGACGTCTCCGACGCACGCCTCATCGAGGACTACGGCGAGGGTGCCCTGCTGGAGGTCGTCGTCACCGACGCGCCCGCGCTCGCGCTGATCGAACGTGGTGGACGGGTCCAGGAACTGACAGTCGCCGACGGAACCGCGACGCTGGTCACCGAACTGCCCGGCGACACCGACGTTCGTCCCGTCGTCGACGCCGTCGTCGCCGCGTACCCGGAGACGACCCTGGCCGCCAAACGCGAGACGGACCGGCCCGTCGAGAGCGAGACGGGCTTTCGCGACCGGCTGTCGGACCGGCTGACCGACCGCCAGGAGACGGTCCTGCGGGCGGCGTTCCACAGCGGCTACTTCGAGTGGCCGCGGGGCTCGACGGCCGAGGAGCTGGCCGACTCGCTGGACGTCTCTTCACCGACACTACACAACCACCTCAGACGGGCACAACAGAAGGTTCTGACCGCGTTCTTCACCGACGGTCCCGTCGAAGATTCGCCCTGA
- the acs gene encoding acetate--CoA ligase yields the protein MTPGKGSGRDTALSERPALDPPSWFTEQANVQDPSITERFEDDWPDCWAAAADLLEWDREYDAVFRGSEEPPFEWFPGGRLNASYNCLDRHLPERKNQLALIWEGHLGESRSYTYRELYREVNAFAAALRERGVTQDDVVTVYLPMVPELPVTMLACARLGVRHNVVFAGFSADALAERMERTGSEYLVTCDGYYRRGSAVAQKNKADNARIAVEQAVEVVVVDSLGLDVHLGEGYHDYDSLLERHRGTDVEPVPRAADDPLFRIYTSGTTGEPKAVDHTTGGYLAHVAWTSQSVLDIKPDDTYWCSADIGWITGHSYIVYGPLALGTTTVLYNGTPDHPEKDRLWELIDRYAVDVFYTAPTAIRAFMKWGEEYPAEHDLSSLRLLGTVGEPIDRRAWEWYREHIGGGECPVVDTWWQTETGAILVSTLPGVDEMKPGSAGKPLPGIETAVVDPAGQAVEQGTAGELVVTRPWPGMPKSLLAGERWGEAATRGDEWRYYPEDGVVEDDDGYLTFLGRVDDAINVAGRRFSTMELESTVAGVPGVAEAAVVGADHPTTGTAIYAYVSPERGRSEEHLREEIEAAVADAIGEMATPREIVFTPDLPKTRSGKVMRRLLTAVANDEELGDISALRNPAILGELRTTTSNR from the coding sequence ATGACACCGGGTAAGGGGTCGGGCCGGGACACGGCCCTCTCCGAACGGCCAGCCCTGGACCCGCCGTCGTGGTTCACCGAGCAGGCCAACGTCCAGGACCCCTCGATCACTGAGCGGTTCGAGGACGACTGGCCGGACTGCTGGGCGGCCGCGGCCGACCTGCTGGAGTGGGACCGCGAGTACGACGCCGTCTTCCGCGGCAGCGAGGAGCCACCCTTCGAGTGGTTCCCCGGCGGGCGGCTCAACGCCTCGTACAACTGCCTGGATCGACACCTCCCCGAACGTAAGAACCAGTTGGCGCTCATCTGGGAGGGCCACCTGGGCGAGTCCCGCAGCTACACCTACCGGGAGCTGTACCGCGAGGTCAACGCCTTCGCGGCGGCCCTGCGCGAACGGGGGGTCACCCAGGACGACGTGGTGACGGTCTACCTCCCGATGGTGCCCGAACTCCCGGTCACGATGCTTGCCTGTGCCCGCCTGGGCGTTCGCCACAACGTCGTCTTCGCCGGCTTCTCGGCGGACGCGCTGGCCGAGCGGATGGAGCGGACCGGCTCGGAGTATCTCGTCACGTGTGACGGCTACTACCGGCGTGGCAGCGCCGTCGCACAGAAGAACAAGGCCGACAACGCCCGCATCGCGGTCGAACAGGCCGTCGAGGTGGTCGTGGTCGACAGCCTGGGACTGGACGTCCACCTCGGCGAGGGGTACCACGACTACGACAGCCTGCTGGAGCGCCACCGCGGGACCGACGTGGAACCGGTCCCGCGGGCCGCCGACGACCCGCTCTTTCGGATCTACACCTCGGGGACGACGGGCGAACCCAAAGCCGTCGACCACACGACCGGCGGGTATCTCGCCCACGTCGCCTGGACGAGCCAGTCCGTCCTGGACATCAAGCCCGACGACACCTACTGGTGTTCGGCCGACATCGGCTGGATCACCGGCCACTCCTACATCGTCTACGGCCCGCTCGCGCTGGGGACGACGACGGTCCTATACAACGGGACGCCCGACCACCCCGAGAAAGACCGGCTGTGGGAGCTGATCGACCGCTACGCCGTCGACGTCTTCTATACAGCGCCGACGGCGATCCGGGCGTTCATGAAGTGGGGCGAGGAGTACCCCGCCGAACACGACCTCTCCAGCCTGCGCCTGCTGGGGACCGTCGGCGAACCCATCGACCGGCGCGCCTGGGAGTGGTACCGCGAGCACATCGGCGGCGGCGAGTGCCCGGTCGTCGACACCTGGTGGCAGACCGAGACCGGCGCGATCCTCGTCTCGACGCTGCCTGGCGTCGACGAGATGAAACCCGGGTCGGCGGGCAAGCCACTGCCCGGGATCGAGACGGCCGTCGTCGACCCTGCCGGCCAGGCGGTCGAGCAGGGGACCGCGGGCGAACTCGTCGTCACCCGTCCCTGGCCCGGGATGCCGAAGTCCCTGCTTGCCGGCGAGCGGTGGGGTGAAGCGGCCACCCGTGGCGACGAGTGGCGCTACTACCCCGAGGACGGCGTCGTCGAGGACGACGACGGCTATCTAACGTTCCTGGGACGGGTCGACGACGCGATCAACGTCGCGGGGCGGCGTTTCTCGACGATGGAACTAGAATCGACGGTCGCCGGCGTTCCCGGCGTCGCCGAGGCGGCCGTGGTCGGCGCTGACCACCCGACGACGGGGACGGCGATCTACGCCTACGTCTCGCCCGAGCGCGGTCGCTCCGAGGAGCACCTGCGCGAGGAGATCGAGGCCGCCGTCGCCGACGCCATCGGCGAGATGGCGACCCCCCGCGAGATCGTCTTCACCCCCGACCTCCCGAAGACCCGCTCGGGGAAGGTGATGCGACGGCTCCTGACGGCGGTCGCCAACGACGAGGAACTGGGCGACATCAGCGCCCTGCGGAACCCGGCGATCCTCGGCGAGTTGCGGACGACCACCTCGAACCGGTGA
- a CDS encoding Fic family protein, with amino-acid sequence MDDTEIEREAPGELVPYGRRSYFRPDPLPPARDLELTREFYELLADATFWLGKLSGISLELDFPPVLYTSLLRKEAMESAEIEGADVDYNALYRLETRQLDETVDNERDSDTKDTQEVLNYEQAVEDGLDTLDNGESLSVELFHGLHETLLTGVPDDRVDTDTIGRYKTTPNHLGDFFPPVPNEIDGLMDALVTYYRTGGSYHTLVDIALFHYQFETIHPYGDGNGRLGRLLITLQLYDRGLLERPNLYLSEYFNRNKEAYVDRMGAVRARGDWEDWLSFFIRGVARQAEESVERTLALDDLRRRYQAEYGGVQYSKNRLACRLFEQPYLTIQSAANSLDVERSTASRAIDTLVDEGLLEEVTGNQRNKEYRAREIFEILERPPQTY; translated from the coding sequence ATGGACGACACTGAAATTGAACGCGAAGCGCCTGGCGAACTCGTCCCCTACGGGAGACGGTCGTATTTCAGACCTGACCCACTACCGCCGGCTCGTGACCTCGAACTGACGAGGGAGTTTTACGAACTCCTCGCCGATGCGACCTTCTGGCTCGGAAAGCTCAGCGGCATCAGCCTGGAACTGGATTTCCCACCCGTCCTCTACACGTCACTCCTCCGGAAAGAAGCGATGGAATCCGCCGAGATCGAAGGCGCCGATGTCGACTACAACGCTCTTTACAGGCTCGAAACGCGACAACTCGACGAGACTGTCGATAACGAGAGAGACAGCGATACGAAAGACACACAGGAGGTTCTCAACTACGAGCAGGCGGTCGAAGACGGACTCGACACGCTTGATAACGGTGAATCACTCTCCGTCGAACTGTTCCATGGCCTCCATGAAACGCTACTGACCGGTGTTCCCGACGATCGCGTCGACACCGACACCATCGGTCGCTACAAGACGACGCCGAACCACCTGGGCGATTTCTTCCCGCCGGTACCGAACGAGATAGATGGCCTGATGGACGCGCTGGTGACGTACTACCGGACCGGCGGGAGCTACCACACGCTCGTCGATATTGCATTGTTTCACTACCAGTTCGAAACGATCCATCCGTACGGTGATGGCAACGGACGGCTCGGTCGCCTCCTCATTACACTCCAGTTGTACGACCGTGGGCTGCTCGAACGGCCGAACCTCTATCTCAGCGAGTACTTCAATCGGAACAAGGAGGCGTACGTGGACCGGATGGGGGCTGTTCGGGCCCGTGGCGACTGGGAGGACTGGCTGTCATTTTTCATCCGTGGTGTCGCGAGACAGGCTGAGGAGTCCGTCGAGCGGACGCTCGCTCTCGACGACCTGCGGCGTCGCTACCAGGCGGAGTACGGCGGCGTCCAGTACTCGAAAAACCGTCTGGCGTGTCGCCTTTTCGAACAGCCCTATCTGACGATACAGTCGGCCGCAAACTCGCTCGACGTCGAACGGTCGACCGCCTCCCGCGCCATCGACACGCTGGTTGACGAGGGCCTCTTGGAGGAAGTGACAGGAAACCAGCGCAACAAGGAGTACCGTGCCCGCGAGATCTTCGAGATCCTCGAACGGCCACCGCAGACGTACTGA
- a CDS encoding type II CAAX prenyl endopeptidase Rce1 family protein, with product MSRPDIGPQSFDGGPLIPVVTYVLTVLVLSALALVSTGGSPSPLAGIAWGVFLVGLAVGAFLAEGIEPRSVVPSVRSLGVALAVVTAFWALYNAVAAVLAIGGVPGFSAGASRVAAHPLLYLAAFGSSLLFTALPEELLFRGYLQGSVASLVGERSRRATGVGISVVAVLFALFHLPRWFLMSGHSVGVDLAARLLGLTAAGLAFGLVYALSGNLWLVALFHATMNQPPFLVTVHTEGLVHYLLPFVEYTAIVAAVFALYRLTGTEGPLFGRPGVSASVPSDD from the coding sequence ATGTCACGCCCTGACATCGGTCCGCAGTCGTTCGACGGCGGGCCGCTGATCCCTGTCGTAACGTACGTGTTGACGGTCCTTGTCCTCTCCGCGCTCGCGCTGGTCTCCACAGGCGGGTCGCCATCCCCGCTTGCTGGGATCGCGTGGGGTGTCTTCCTCGTCGGCCTCGCGGTCGGTGCCTTCCTCGCCGAGGGGATCGAACCGCGCTCGGTCGTCCCGTCCGTCCGCTCACTCGGCGTCGCACTCGCCGTCGTCACCGCGTTCTGGGCGCTCTACAACGCCGTCGCGGCCGTGCTCGCGATCGGCGGTGTTCCCGGGTTCTCCGCCGGCGCGTCGCGAGTCGCGGCCCACCCGCTCCTGTATCTCGCGGCGTTCGGAAGCTCGTTGCTGTTTACCGCCCTTCCGGAGGAACTCCTCTTCCGGGGGTACCTCCAGGGGAGCGTCGCCTCCTTGGTCGGCGAGCGGAGCCGTCGGGCAACCGGCGTCGGGATCAGCGTCGTGGCCGTACTGTTCGCGCTCTTCCACCTCCCGCGGTGGTTCCTCATGTCCGGCCACAGCGTCGGTGTCGATCTGGCCGCCCGCCTACTCGGACTGACCGCGGCCGGACTCGCATTCGGACTCGTCTACGCGCTGAGCGGGAACCTCTGGCTGGTGGCGCTGTTCCACGCGACGATGAACCAGCCGCCGTTCCTCGTGACTGTCCACACCGAGGGCTTGGTCCACTACCTACTCCCGTTCGTCGAGTACACTGCCATCGTCGCGGCCGTGTTCGCGCTCTATCGGCTGACCGGAACCGAAGGACCGCTGTTCGGTCGTCCCGGCGTGTCTGCCTCCGTGCCGTCTGACGACTGA
- a CDS encoding CheF family chemotaxis protein encodes MSNTEKKIADTQGKYLLAVSQGQRLTDAEWQNCRIILTTERIALMADDKRQIALDEIDRIADRFDVNQQSAGVSEYVGFHVGEDVILVSASNHAEFETDFYRASLNGAVIRVQHPALKGGVVQNAEWTKGRLKVSDEALQVAMADGQAVTIDRADIGDLAVEDKDIGGEERAVIEVEHSEEGISVETHLAGDEFHATVLQVMLEESAEQNRADLDLSSTEKRVIMALHSGVSPFDIPNFVGIDVEKTEAIFDRLIELDVISVVRERTEVNLTTKGRRVAGERMGEQ; translated from the coding sequence ATGAGCAACACCGAGAAGAAGATCGCGGACACGCAGGGGAAGTACCTACTCGCGGTGTCCCAAGGCCAGCGGCTGACCGACGCCGAGTGGCAGAACTGCCGGATCATCCTCACCACCGAACGCATCGCGCTGATGGCCGACGACAAGCGCCAGATCGCGCTCGACGAGATCGACCGGATCGCCGACCGTTTCGACGTCAACCAACAGAGCGCCGGCGTCTCCGAGTACGTCGGCTTCCACGTCGGCGAGGACGTGATCCTCGTCTCCGCGTCGAACCACGCCGAGTTCGAGACGGACTTCTATCGGGCGAGCCTGAACGGCGCGGTCATCCGGGTCCAACATCCCGCACTGAAAGGCGGCGTCGTCCAGAACGCCGAGTGGACGAAAGGCCGGCTGAAAGTCAGCGACGAGGCGTTGCAGGTCGCGATGGCCGACGGGCAAGCAGTCACCATCGACCGAGCCGACATCGGTGATCTGGCCGTCGAGGACAAGGACATCGGCGGCGAGGAACGGGCCGTCATCGAGGTCGAACACTCCGAGGAAGGGATCAGCGTCGAGACCCACCTCGCCGGCGACGAGTTCCACGCGACCGTCCTCCAGGTCATGCTAGAGGAGAGCGCCGAGCAGAACCGGGCCGATCTGGACCTCTCCTCGACGGAGAAACGCGTCATCATGGCCTTACACTCGGGCGTCTCCCCGTTCGACATCCCGAACTTCGTCGGCATCGACGTCGAAAAGACCGAGGCGATCTTCGACCGGCTCATCGAACTCGACGTGATCAGCGTCGTCCGCGAGCGGACCGAAGTGAACCTGACGACGAAAGGGCGACGGGTCGCTGGCGAGCGGATGGGAGAGCAATGA